From the genome of Alkalibaculum bacchi:
AAAACTGATTTCTACCTAAATTTTTCTGTAAAAATTCTTTATACGCGAGTATCCTAAATATTTACATTATAATTTGCCTATTCCGCAAATGCCTACATACCCCGTCCCCATATGCATACCCCGTCCCCATATGCATACCCACCGCCATACAACAACATTTCATGAAATTATTTGCAAGAGAGTTATTGCATTTATATGATGGCTATGAGGACGTTTATAATACATTACTTGCTATATTTCCTACCAATGGTCAGGTGCAATATGAAGCCTTCTTAAATTACGTAGCAAATCATATTGAAATTTATGACGAACAACTTGTAAAGACAATTTGCCGAATGTCTGTTGTACTTTCTTCAGAGGAAGCTTTAGAGCTGCTGCATTGGGCAACGGACAATGAAATGGTCCATGTACATCCAGCTTCTGGAGACGGAGCAGACTATAATATCAAGGTTTCGGAAATCAAAAATGATAAGCATGATGTTGAGTATTTCATATGGCGTCTACTGGGACATAAAGATAAAGGCGTGCGCTGTAAAGCAGCACATGTTTTGTTGCGTACTGCTGTTCTTGGAGACTTTGATATAATAAAAAATATCGTGCAAATCTATAACAATCCATTACCTATATGGTATATGGATGAAAAGAACTATTTTTTCATAGAATCAGCGAGAATTTGGTACTTAGCTACTTGCTTGCGCATTGCAAAGACATATTCAAAATCGCTAGTTTCAATATACCCTTTTTTCAAATCTATTGCATGTGCCGAAAATATAGTACATGCTTTGCAGAGAAGGTTGGCAAGAGATATTTGCCTACTGCTTGCACCATATTGTGATGCTGATTCCATAGATAAACTATCAATATGCGATAAATGTATAGAGCATGATCATGTCAGTGGAATGAGAAAATACCAACGTGAAAGCATAAAAAGTTCTGAAAGTTGGAAATTCAGTTTCGATACTACTGATACATTGCGATATTGGTATGATGATGTAGCTGAAATATTTGGCTGTACACAAAATGAAGTGGCGAATGAATGTGATTACTTTGTTGCTCAGTTTGGAGTTACAAATGAGCAATGTATCAAATGGAATAAAAATTTTTTAAGACAAGAAGAGTATCAAAAAACATACAATAATCATGGTCATATTCCAACTGTAGAGACTCTTGAAAAGTATGTAGAATGGCATTCAATGTTTTATGTTGCAGACAGATATCGCCAGACTAAAGAGCAAATTAGAGATGACTATCAATCTTATGAATCATGGCTAAATGGATATCTGTTTGGAGTGAATGGATTATGGTGCTTTGAATTTCGTAACCATGTGCCGCTTTTGCCATTTTTGTGGGATTTTTCAAAGACAGTAGAAATAAAACCGACTTGTTGGTATGTTATTCCTGAACATCTGCCTAAAAAGCTGACAGATAATTCATTAGGAATTTCGTTAGATATGGAATATTCCGCTCACTTCCAGCAGAGTAACAGATATATTCGGATTGAAAGTGCTTTTGTCAAAAAAGATTACATTAATCAGCTAGTAACTGAACTGGAAAATCCAAATGTTGCGCTTTTTGACTTTTATCAAAAAAACCATGAGTATGGATACCACAAGAAGCCTATGTTTTTCGCTCATCCGACTTGCGAGGTGATTACTACATTCTCAGATGATGCTCTTGATAAAAAAGACTTGCTGCTAAAAGATTATTTGACTGCGTCAAATTATTTGATGGGGTTATCCGATAATCTCAGGAAAGATTTGAATTTATCACAAGAAAATCAACTTTTGCATACAAGAGTTGATAGCAATAGCGATTTCCCTATTCAGATGTATCATTGGAGCGAACCGGAAAATGAAAGCGGTTATGAAAAACATAGTACTTATGGAAATATGGTTGTTATCGAAAAAGAATGCTTGTTAGAAATATTAAAAAAGCAAAACCAAGCAATTTTATTTGAGGTATTAATATCTTTTGAAGATGATAGTTATAGGTTTCATGGAACTCCTAGTAAGCCAGCAAAATCAAAAACAATATTATTTTTGAAAATTGACGAACAGAACAACGAGTTTGTTTGGGGAGAACACATTCTTCCAGTAAATGATAACTAATAGATGTTAGGTACTAAGGCCGAGCCATGCCTTTGGGAATATGCAACTCTGCGAATGAGATGTAATATTGCATTATCTCCACTGAGAAGGAAGGAATAAAATGTTAGAAAGTATAGCTTGGATGAACGAGTTCGGAATTATAGACTTGATTGGAATTATTGTTAGCCCTATTATTTCAATCATTATTTTGTGGTTAACTTTGAAGCATGAAAAAAAGCAATTTAGGATACAAATTCAAAAACAAGAGAAAGAACATAGAGAAAATATCGAAAAAACAGAACAACAGCACAAACAACTCTTAAAGCAACAACAAGACGAGAACCGAATCGCAGCCATGCCTTATTTTGTCATGGACAAAAAAATAGAGACATATTTTGAAAATGAGACACTTTATTTTACAATTTCGTTTACAAACGAGGGAAATGGAACTGCCATTGAATTAACAGGAAAATATATTGAAGATATGTCAAAAGATTATTTATGCCCGATGTGTGAAACTGTTACTGCTATCTATGGATGTGGCTGTCCTTTTGACTATGAAACAAATGTGGCAACTCCGAAAAGCACTTGTCGCTTTGATATGTATCAAAAGCGAATTGCAGATAATCTGGGGGATATGAATATTGATAAGGTGACTTTTAGTATTTTGTTTAAGGACATGTATTTTAACTTATATGAGCAACAGTGTATGTTTATCTTCGAGCAGAGTGCAGAAGACAGTAGCATAAGAATTGCGCGCGTATCTGTTGGTACTCCAACATTAATAGAAACTACTTCGAGAGAAAATTAATGCTTCCTACAAGGCAACCACACCTTGTGAAAATTTTTTACAAGGTCAACACAAGTGAAGAGCATTGTCCAATTATGTCATTAAGATGATTGCTAAACTTGTATTTCATACTGGGACAATGATTTAGAGAACGTACCAAAGTTTGAAGAACTCCCAAATGGATGAAGAAAAGAACTTTTATTCTTCACAATAGGTTTATATCGAGAAAAATAACCCTCCGCCAAGGCCCCAATAGGTCCTAACGACATCATTATTGTCTACTCAACGCATCTCGTGAAGTGGAGAATATCTTTGAAAACTCTGATTTCATCTATATGCTTAACCAAGCATCAGGAGATAGACAAATCTTAGCAAAACAGCTTAACATCTCCCCGCATCAGCTTTCCTATGTAACCCAATCAGCTGAGGGCGAAGGACTATTGTTTTACGGCAATGTGATTTTGCCCTTTGCTGATAAATTCCCGAAAGATACGGAACTCTACCGTATCATGACTACTAAGCCAAACGAAATAGAAAAAGCATAAGACATTTCCATCTCCTGAAAAGAGTATTGCCGAAATTGGTAAGGAACAGCTTAAAAAGTTAAAAGAGAAAAAAGAGCCACCTATGCTTGATGAATAGGAACATTCTTACGATTTTGCTGAGGTCAGCAAAATCGCAATACAGAAACAATACCATTGCGTAAAAGCCACTTGTAGAGATACAGGTGGCTTTTTGCGTAGAAAGGAGTAATTTATTTGAGTCAAAAGAGTAAAAGACCATTCCGTCCGGCGGGTAAAGTATCAAGGCTTACCTTTACCGATGAAGAACGTGCTGACCCTGAGCTTGAAAAGCCTTTAAAGAAAGCAGAAAAAGCAGGGGATAAATTAGAAAAGGCACAGGCAAAAATCCCAAAGAAAAAAAGTCTTGCAACAGAACGCACCTTTGATGCCAAAACAGGCAAAGCAAAGGTGCGTTTATATTTTGAAGAAACAGATAAACCAAAGCCGACTTCTAAGCTATCCCATGCTGTTAAAACCATTCCACAAAAAGAACTGCTTAATAAAATTCATAAGGAGATCCGTGAGGGCGAACAGGATAATGTGGGCGTGGAAGCAGCACATAATACGGAACAAGGGATAGAGTTTGGGGAAAGGCGGATACAAAGTGGCTACCGCAGTCATAAGTTAAAACCCTACCGGAACCTTGCCAAAGCAGAAAAACAGACAGTTAAAGCCGAGGTCAATTATCTGTATAAAAAGAGTTTACGGGATAATTCCCAAACTCTTACTAATCCTATCTCTCGTTGGCAACAAAGGCAGGCAATAAAAAAACAGTACCTTGCAAATAGGTATGGAAAAGGTGCTAAGACAGCCCATCAAACGGCTAAAAATACAAAAACAGCAGTCAAAAATTCAGCAAGTGCCACTGAAAAAATCACACAGCTTATTGTCAGAAATAAAAAGGGTATTTTGATTGCTCTTGGAATCGGAGTTGCCCTTATGTTTTTGATAAGTACAGTTTCTTCTTGCTCTATTCTGATGGAGGGTGGCTTACAAAGTATCGTAGGAACTTCTTATACTTCTGAGGACGAGGACATCGTAGCCGTAGATGAAGATTACGAGACACTGGAACGGGCATTGCAGGTACGCATTGACAATATAGAAAGCGAATATCCAGGTTATGACGAGTATCAATATCA
Proteins encoded in this window:
- a CDS encoding C40 family peptidase is translated as MSQKSKRPFRPAGKVSRLTFTDEERADPELEKPLKKAEKAGDKLEKAQAKIPKKKSLATERTFDAKTGKAKVRLYFEETDKPKPTSKLSHAVKTIPQKELLNKIHKEIREGEQDNVGVEAAHNTEQGIEFGERRIQSGYRSHKLKPYRNLAKAEKQTVKAEVNYLYKKSLRDNSQTLTNPISRWQQRQAIKKQYLANRYGKGAKTAHQTAKNTKTAVKNSASATEKITQLIVRNKKGILIALGIGVALMFLISTVSSCSILMEGGLQSIVGTSYTSEDEDIVAVDEDYETLERALQVRIDNIESEYPGYDEYQYHLDEIGHNPFTLASYLTAKLQVYKQSEVEDELRALFHQQYSLTTHEEVEVRYRTETRTDTWTDEDGNTHSDTYTVEVPYDYYILHITLKNKDISILATNNLTDEQNKMFAVYMETQGNKPYLFKGNIYAPNKGEYTDYDIPPDALTDPDFAALINEAEKYLGYPYVWGGSSPSTSFDCSGFVCWVLNQSGVYPMNQTTAQGIFNQCAIIPPSEARPGDIIFFTGTYASSGAVSHVGIYVGNGMMIHCGNPIQYASVNSTYWTQHFYAYGRLN